GCTGGTCCGTATCACTTGGGAATTTCTCATGGGGGCGAACAATATTTCTCTACCAATCTGAAGTGTGTATGGGCATGTGAAAGCATCAATCAGCGAATTGAGGTTTAAGGCTATATACCGGAGACATGAGTGGAGAAATGGATGAAGAGGGTTGGCCATTTGTTGGGCTTAACTGCAATTTCAAGAGGGGAAAGCTACAATTTTGGAGATAGAGATCGCAAATTCATTCCCATGCTTTCTTGACAGACACTCCAGAGTAAGTGATGGCATGCATCCTTCGCAGCCGTGGCTTCTTGGTAGACATCAGTCAAGAAGAGTATGTGAGATGGGCGGTTCACTCCCAGAGGTTGCCGGATTTCATAGTGACTGAGGGAATAGTCaagggcaggcctggcgcagtggtcACTTGTGGCCTGGAGgccctgggttcgaaccagcctcctTGCAGAATTATTATGCAAGGGTAAGGCTGTCTAGAAATTCCCTTCctcagaccccaccttgtgtgggggCTTTCAGCACTGGGCACGCCCTTTTGAAGGAAGGAATGGTACCCAGTGTTGGTATCAAACAAAATTGTcaggtgattttgttggtgttgttCCTTTGAGATAACTATGCTGTGCGAGATATGGCGGTTCACGGTTTAAATTGTAGACCCATACAAAATTCTCGGTACAATGTACTAATTTCTTAATTGGTAGTTATGCAGTACTGTTTCCATGCAATTCTCTAAAAGATTACTGATGTCTGTTCATGAAAAAAGCAGTTCGGGCACTTGATGATCAAGGCAATATTTAGATTCTATGGTGTAATATGTAACACGGTAACAACAAAACCATAAGTTCTGTAATCAAGCTTGTGCCTTGCCAAGTGAACTGATATGTCCTTGAACAAGTTAttaattttttatatttattttatataagCTGCTTCAAAAATAAAGTGTGCCACTAAACAAACAAACTCTCAACGCCAATACCCAAACGGTGCAGCAAGGCGCGCCTTTCTTCTAGTTCTACTGCCAAAAACTCGAACCAAAATAATActactccgtcccaaaataagtgtcttaacctagtactccctctgtccgaaaaagcttgtcccaagcttatctttcaaatggatgtatctagcactaatttggtgctagatacattcatttgtgggacaagttttttcggacagagggagtacaactttgtactaaagttagtacaaagttgagacacttattttgggacagagggagtacttggcaGGCATTAGTAGCCAAAAATTAGATAGGAAAATGATAAACTAAAACCTGCTATTGCTTCTGCGGAGCCAAATGACAGAGCAAATGTTGCCAGACGTTTAATGAAAGCAGCTGCTCTTAGCATATCCTGCTGCTTGCCTTCCCACAGAAGTGTCTTCAGAGCGTCAGCCAAAACCTCACCACGATCTCTGCATGCAATGGATCAGGTCGTGTAAGTATGGACAGCTTAGCCATTACTATCTTTCTTCAATATAATAATACATAAATGCCCAAAGTTTATTAAATGTCAAAACAGTTTGAATAGCACATTATCGAGGAACAGAGGTAACAACTATATAGAAATAAAAAATACACAGGATATAAGAACAGCGCCATATACCCAGACTAATCCGTGTTCCCCATGAATAAATCAGTGACATGTGAAGTTATCTGGTGTTCAGGTACAAAGAACAAGAGAAGATATTTCCTCATTACAACCATTAACCATATGAAGAGGCCAAACCTGTCAGGTCGATACTCCAGTATAAGGTTATAAAACTGCACAAAGAAGTCCTGCAGGTCTACATTCAAAGCCTCAAGATTGCTCCTCCAGACTTTAAAAGCAACTATGCAGCATTGTAGGCGTTCTGACACAGAGAGTGTATTGTCCGGTGGAATTTCACCTTGATGGTCTGTATACCCAGAAAGCTTCTTAAGGCAAGCGATAAGTTCACTCATGAAATCCAAATCAATTAAATGTGAGAATTTTCCTAAGCCCTCCAAGCATGGAGCAAGTAAAGGGTGTGAGCCACCAGGGAAGACGCTAGTGGCCTTATACCTGGAAACGTTGACATGCCAATATCATCATCATCAAGAGTGTAACATTATGCTAAAAGAGGGAGAAAAATCAGAACTAAATAAACTCGGGCCATATAATACCAGATACATATCGTTTGTACTTATAAAACTCAGATACACAATGCACGGACCTTGAATTTGAAGTGTTCATGCTATGCTTCAAAATTCGAAAATAGGTCTCAAAAAGAGCTGCAAGTGTTTCCCTTTGTATCATTTTTTTCTCCTTTGGATCAAGAGTAAATGAAACAGCTCTAAGATCTGCATGAACCTACAAAAGGATATTCTTATAAGAATTCATAGCCATGCTACAAGTTGAGCAAGTTGATTTGTTTGAAACATCTGGTGTTACCTCTTGTCTGGCCTTAGAAAGcaattccttttttatttttttcttctcacTCGGTTTTGTGACATCCCGATTCTGATATCGTTTATTTTTCTTTGGTTTCATTTTTTCTTCCTTGCTCTCATCTTTTCCAAGGTCTTCATCAAACTTCAAAGACAAGCAGACCTAACAGAAAATGTGGTCACCATAAGCAAGGGGGTTCATTCTCAACCAAGAACACATATCAATTGCACGAGAATGCAGGAAGACGGACGCTATAACCATTCAATTCCATCACATACATACCTCAACGACATCAGGATGGAGCTGGCAATCATTGAGCTTCACACTAGCTGATATCAATCTTACTGCTTCAACAGTTGCCTCACCGCGATGTTTTCCTTCATTTCTAAATAGAGATCTTATTGCCTCAGAACATAGTTTCCTACAAGTTAGAGAGAAAAAGATGTAAGTTATGTCAGTGCAGTGATGTACTGCGTGGGCTGCTTTTATACTCCAATTTACTTGAACTACTTTAAATACAAATGCTTAGGTTTATTTGCACATGAACTGCTCAACTTACAAATAATTATGTTCAAACAAAAAGGCAGGAAAATAGGCAACCAATAAATCCTCATCAAATTAGTTGACATCATATAGTTTCCTCTATGCATTTCAGTTTTAAAGGAAAATATCAAGTTACAAATGAAATTTGTGTCACTGGAAGACCAAACTATTTTGCTCCCTGGGTTCCATGAGATAAGATTTTCTTGTATTGACTCGTAGCCCAAGGGGCATATATATAGTACATGAGGAAACACACAACATCCGGGTATCACCCTCATACACACGGATGCTACCCTCACTACCTCTAACACCATGGAGCAACGATTAAAACACCTTGATATAGGACTCCATTCCTAAGCAGCTCATGAATATCAGAAAAGTTGTCACCACCACCCTACATGTATAGGGCTCCAATCCTAGGCAGCTCATGAGTATCAGAAAAGTTGTCACCACCACCCTACAGGGTACCTCCCCAACTGCACTATacccatgtacataaataaagATGTATAAAACATGGATATAACTAATACTTGCTGTATAAAGTATAGCTATTTTAGGCCTTCTTTGGTTTACATGAATTTTAAAggataggaattttgtaggaaaaaACACTttggagccctttggtttgtaggaatggattcctattactATGTAGGATAGGAACCAATTCTTCACATTTCAAAGGacaaaaacattagcctagactaaatggaaaaactcctatcctatgcatcaaatgacatgtCTTCCcatataggaattgagatacatgtcatctcacttcctatgattttcctattcctatgatattcctatcctatgaaccaaaggagaccTTAGCGTTGTGCTACAATCTTGTGTACAACTGTCCATACCTACCATCTGATGAACATACGAAATAAAGTAAACAGAACGCAAGGTATCGATGAGGATGTTGGTCACATAATCAAAGCAGGGTGGATGAAGTGGCGGCAAGCAACTGGCATCCTCTTTGACAAGAAGGTCCCACAAAACCTAAAAGGAAAGTTCTATAGGACGGCGATCAGACCAGCAGTGCTATATGGAGCAGAGTGTTGGCCTACTAAGAGACAACACATCCAACAAATGAATGTCACTGAGATGCGCATGCTAAGGTGGATGTGTGGCCATACAATAAAGGACCGAATCAGGAACGAGGGAATACGCAATAAGGTAGGGATGGCACCAACTGAAAAGATTGTCAAACACCGAGTAAGGTGGTTTGGACACATCCAATGGAGGCCTGCAGAAACCAGTGAATAGCGGTAttctaacaacaacaacaacaacaacaacaacaaagcctttagtcccaaacaagttggggtaggctagaggtgaaacccataagatctcgcaaccaactcatggctctggcacatggatagcaagcttccacgcacccctgtccatagctagctctttgtcgatactccaatccttcaggtctctcttaacggactcctcccatgtcaaattcggtcgaccccgccctctcttgacattctacgcacgctttagccgtccgctatgcactggagcttctggaggcctgcgctgaatatgcccaaaccatctcagacgatgttggacaagcttctcctcaattggtgctaccccaactctatctcgtatatcatcattccggactcgatccttcctcgtgtggccacacatccatctcaacatacgcatctccgccacacctaattgttgaacatgtcgccttttagtcggccaacactccgcgccatacaacattgcgggtcgaaccgccgtcctgtagaacttgccttttagcttttgtggcactctcttgtcacagagaatgccagaagcttggcgccacttcatccatccggctttgattcgatggttcacatcttcatcaatacccccatcctcctgcaacattgaccccaaaaacCGAAAGGTgttcttccgaggtaccacctggccatcaaggctaacctcctcctcctcacacctagtagtactgaaaccgcacatcatgtactcggttttagttctactaagcctaaaccctttcgattccaaggtttgtctccataactctaacttcccatttacccccgtccgactatcgtcaactagcaccacatcatccgcaaagagcatacaccatgggatatctccttgtatatcccttgtgacctcatccatcaccaatgcaaaaagataagggctcaaagctgacccctgatgcagtcctatcttaatcgggaagtcatcggtgtcgacatcacttgttcgaacacttgtcacaacattatcgtacatgtccttgatgagggtaatgtactttgctggaactttgtgtttctccaaggcccaccacatgacattccgcggtatcttatcataggccttctccaagtcaatgaacaccatatgNNNNNNNNNNNNNNNNNNNNNNNNNNNNNNNNNNNNNNNNNNNNNNNNNNNNNNNNNNNNNtatatctctccataagttgtcgtaccaagaaaatggcttccatggtcgacctcccaggcatgaaaccaaactgatttttggtcacgcttgtcattcttcttaagcggtgctcaatgactctctcccatagcttcattgtatggctcatcagcttaattccacggtaattagtacaactctgaacatcccccttgttcttgaagattggtactaatatactccgtctccattcttctggcatcttgtttgcccgaaaaatgaggttgaaaagcttggttagccatactatcgctatgtccccgagacctttccacacctcaatggggatacaatcagggcccatcgccttgcctcctttcatcctttttaaagcctccttcacctcagactcctggatgcgccgcacaaaacgcatgctggtctcatcaaaggagtcgtccagttcaatggtagaactctcattctccccattgaatagCGGTATTCTAAAATGTAGCAAAAATGCTAGAAGGGGTAAGGGCAACTGAAGTTGACATGGGAGGAGGCTGTAAAGACAGACTTTAAGGTTtagaatgtactccctctgtcccacaatataagaacgtttttagctTGAAAAACTTTCTTATATtaggggacggagggagtacctaggaATTTGGCTCTTGACAGGACTGTAGTCAGCAATCCATGTACCAGAACCTTAGTTTACTTTCCTTCACTTTGTTTACTTGTACTTTCTCCCTTCTCTTTTAGGTTCTCACAGGTTTCTGTTGTGTATcatctctagcctaccccaacttgcttgggacagAAAGCTTTATTGTTAGAATGCAAGGATGGCTCTATACTGGCAACCCATTCCCATAACATTCACTATGGAGGCAGGGATGGAACTACAGGAGGAAAGTTGCACTCGGTAGCTACGGATGGCAATTGGAAAGTCACACATCATGGGGACTAACCTAGTAGCCAACACTATAACTTACAGAAGTCAGCTGCATAATTGAGTCATATGGCATTATTAGGTAAGAAATGATTCAAGTAAGTATAAATAAGAAGATACCTTGCTACATCATTCGAGGAGCTTAAATTTTTTACCACACTGGCCAGTAAGCTTTCACGGTGGTTAAAGTGTGGGGCAGCATCTAATAAACTACACAAGCAACGAACTGCCACAAGATAAAAATAGGGTTGCTTCTCCAATGATATCAATTTCTGCAGGTATGCCTGGAAGTGCACAGAGAGGAAACAGAAAAACGAATTTCAGCAATCAAAACATCTAGAAATATCTTGACCATCAAATGGAAGGTGCAGCAAATAAATATTTGTATGAAGAAAGCCAAAGCAAGTGATGAGCCACTGGAACATTGTTCATGATCACATAATTCATAACCAAATGACTTCTTGTCACAAAGTATGAAGGGTATGAAGCAGAATTCAGAATAAAACCTTGTAGGAACGAATAAGCGTGTACTCATAATATCTCGTCTTCTTCACTTCTTTCGAAACTTCTACGGCAAGCTCTTTTTCTGTCAGCTGCCTAATCCGATAACTGCAGAAGAAGATCAAGGCACATATAATATAAGTCACCTGGGAAACACCATAGCTGTGGCTATAGTAAAAATGAACTGTCATGTCATGTACCTAGGAATTATGTCCCTGAACACAGCAAGCAAGGACATTATAGCAAGTTTAACAACCCTTTGGTCTGTGTCGTTGCATATAATCAATAAATCATTCAGAGATCTAATGTTTGATTCAGGATCTTCAAGCATGGCCATGCCTAATTCAGCAAGCTGGGCCTTCTTTTTCTCAAACAATTCATCAGCTGAAAGTTCTTCCTTCACCTCTTCCTGCCAATCAGAGTATACAGGAAAATTCACTATTTGCATAGTAAAAATATATAGCAGTTTTGTATGAGATACAAAAGGTTTCAATTATGAACAAATGAACTGGATTCTATCGTTGTAAATGACCTGACATTTGATAAACAGTTTCATAACTTGTCTGTTTGCTTTCATTGACACTTTTCTGGTATATACAAGCTCTACAACAGATATCCATATTTTCATCTATAATTCATGCTGAATTGCTGATGATGCATTAACTCATTTTGATTTTGCTCAAAATTTCTCACTTATCGCATTCTAGCATTCAGCCTTGTATGTCAAAATTAGAACAGCTACAGGCCATGACACTTAATTTAGCTATCCTGCAATATGTTGACAATGTCTAAGATACTTTGATATTTGCAGTCAAACATGGCTAGGTAATTCGCATTCATGGTATTAAGAAGTTTGAGTTTTTATTttgaagtttttgcaaaaagagaTCATTTGAAAAATGAGCTAAAGACTAATGCGAAAAGAAGAACAGAAGTAGTACCAACACTACTGAGTGCAGTTTTTCCTTAGGAACTTCAAGTGGACGCTGCACATTCTGCAATTTACTATCTTCCTTTTTGTTGGATCTTCCCTTACATTCCTTTTGAGAACTTTGCTTGGCATCAGCATCTTTGTCATCAGATCTGGATTCAGCACCCTTAGCTTTGTCTTCAGACCTTGCTCTCTTGGCTGCATGTCATGACATAAATGTTACATGAGTAGGGTAACACTAACAACAATTCATAATCACAAACTTACTTAAACTCATATAGTAACACATGCTACATTTCTAGAAAACTTCATTATGCTTTTGACTTATTTCGGTTCAGTTATGTTGCAgatttttttttatgttttttacttGTTTTCTGTCTAATTGGACAAGGTTTTATCATGATCTTTTAGTTCTGATGGAACACAGTAGTTACAGGGGCATCATAAAATCAGTAATTCCAGTATCAAAAAGATTCATGCGTGTCATTCATTTTAACAAGACAAGATATGGAGAGAAATAAATAACCACAATAGTATCGACTCATGTGATTCTGAATTACTGCCAGCCCTTCCCCTGATTAATGTAAGTTGCATGTAGAACTTTAAGTCATGCCTGTCCATTTGGATCAGCAACTGTCCTGTATGCTTGCTCTGCAAATGGCAATACGGCAACACGGAATGACTGCTCTAGGGCGCATGTCATTATTCTGGGATGAAAAGGGCACAGCAGGCTCTGTAAATGGAGCCAGATAAGCTTGGCACAATGTAGATTGCGAGTACACAGCAACTTTACTTAGTTCAAGCAATGTCTAAAACGATATTGTTAAGTCATGGACCAACAACAATAGGATAAATTGTAAGACTTTGTTAAATTCATGGACCAAGACCAATGGAAGCCATTGGTGGTACATTTCCTAGGTTCTTTTCTTCGTCGACATGTGTAGGGTGTGTTTGCCAAGTGTCTGCGGTAGTCTGTTCCTACTGACTGCAACAATCAAACCTAGTAGAAACTCAGACCCAAATGATTTCATCTCTacttctctatctctatctctactacttaaaaagaaggttcccatttcacctttcttcccgccaccccttcgtccaaccttccatgtatatgataatcaatcaccttaatttacttaacttctgaaccaattccacttcaatttacttaccaaacttctaatcaaaataCAAGGTAATTCACGGgcagaatttgatgaacatttatttacacaaccgcattattattgacaggtaaatcacaagctaatatactagaatatttatatcccgttgcaacggGCATTGTTctagtttactactccctccgtccgaaaatagttgtcatcaaaatggataaaaggagatatatctagaactaaaatacgtctagatacacccctttttatccattttgatgacaagtatttcccgacggagggagtataatatatcTATAGCTTTTGCTAGGCGGTTCTCCAAAGCCTTGTGCAACTAGCAAGTGCTCCTACACCTTATTCGCTAGGCTAGCTCAACCGGCTCTGCTGAATCAAATAGAAGTGGGCAGGCATGATTTTACCGGTTCTGTAGAGCAGCTCCCCCTGCAGAGTCTTGACAGGGAGAGCGTCGACGGGGTCCACCTCGAGGTCATCGTCGTCCTTGGGTTTCAGGGCTAGGGCAGCCCTCCTCTTGCGCTCGCGCTCCTCGTAGAGGAGCTCTACCTTGTCCTCGTCGTGGTCGGGGACCCTGGTGACGACTTTGTCGAGGGCCTTCCTGTTGAGCCCGGTGATCAGGTGGACGTGCTCTCTATTCTCCTCGACGAAATCCACATCCTCGTCGGAGACCAAGATGTCCTCGTCGTCGAcatccggcggcagcggcggcgcgaggaTGACCTTGTTCTTCTTGCTGCTCTTCCCCATGGAATAAGAAACAAATCTGGAGCGGGTTGAGCTTCCCTGAAGCCGACACTAACCTCGCAAGTTTCACGGTGGCGGTAGGAGAGGGGGGTGGCCGGAGGTCCTTCCAAACAGGGAAGTAGGCGGCGGCGGTGGAACGAAGGGTTTATAcgactttctctttttccttcgaaAAACAGGGGCAGCATGCTGCTAGGTTTTGTGCCGGACCTTGGGCTTGGGCCATAGAAAGTTTGGTGGAGGCGTGGACAGAACCGCGCACACCAGGCCCGTACAAGCCCACATTCATACCTTTTTTTAACGCGAAACCTTGGTACGAGATTGACGTGGGAGAAACAAAAATTTAACACGAATGCTCATACACTCACTCAACGCATGCATGCACACCCTAAGGcctcaaataaattcaaaaaaatgcaaGCATCGGTGTCAAGTCTAGAACTTGAACGTGGGTGGGCTGAAGATGACATTGTCCTCCTAACCGTTCAACCACACACCACGAGAGAAAGCTCTAAGGCGATAGGAGGCGATTTGCTCGTCCTACGTTAGGGTTAGGATTTCGCTTCTCGGGGGTGGTTTGCATCTGGCAGCGGCGAGGGGGGCGACAGCGCAACCCTAGACGCAGGCGAGGATCGGTGTTCCCGGTGTGGGCGGTAGCTCATGGCGGGTACGGTGGATGGCAAGGCGACGGCGACCGCAGGGAACGAAAAAAATACGCccagggcggcggcggctccgatgACGGAGGGAGTTCCAAGCAGGCCACTCCGAAGAAGGCGATGCCGGCGACGCCGTCGACACGAAGATCGGGTGGACCAGAGACCAGGGAGGAGTCACAATCTCCATTGGTGAGTAAAACCTCGGATCCGACGTCGAGCTTGTCTGCGAGATTAGGAGGGATGGTGTTGATGGGGAAGGAAGCTGAGGGGTTCGTCTTTGAAGATCAGGATTCGAAGCTGCTGAGAAGCTCACGATGGTCGGCGGTGGGGAAGGCATGCACCAATCGCCCTGTGAGCAAGATCGGTTTAGAGAGAGCGATGACACGGGCGTGGGGGCTGCATCGAGAAGCTCAGTTCAGAGACATGGGTTCCAATATATTTGTGGTGCACTTTGGAAGTGAGGGAGATTAC
Above is a window of Triticum dicoccoides isolate Atlit2015 ecotype Zavitan chromosome 5B, WEW_v2.0, whole genome shotgun sequence DNA encoding:
- the LOC119307896 gene encoding nucleolar complex protein 3 homolog — protein: MGKSSKKNKVILAPPLPPDVDDEDILVSDEDVDFVEENREHVHLITGLNRKALDKVVTRVPDHDEDKVELLYEERERKRRAALALKPKDDDDLEVDPVDALPVKTLQGELLYRTAKRARSEDKAKGAESRSDDKDADAKQSSQKECKGRSNKKEDSKLQNVQRPLEVPKEKLHSVVLEEVKEELSADELFEKKKAQLAELGMAMLEDPESNIRSLNDLLIICNDTDQRVVKLAIMSLLAVFRDIIPSYRIRQLTEKELAVEVSKEVKKTRYYEYTLIRSYKAYLQKLISLEKQPYFYLVAVRCLCSLLDAAPHFNHRESLLASVVKNLSSSNDVARKLCSEAIRSLFRNEGKHRGEATVEAVRLISASVKLNDCQLHPDVVEVCLSLKFDEDLGKDESKEEKMKPKKNKRYQNRDVTKPSEKKKIKKELLSKARQEVHADLRAVSFTLDPKEKKMIQRETLAALFETYFRILKHSMNTSNSRYKATSVFPGGSHPLLAPCLEGLGKFSHLIDLDFMSELIACLKKLSGYTDHQGEIPPDNTLSVSERLQCCIVAFKVWRSNLEALNVDLQDFFVQFYNLILEYRPDRDRGEVLADALKTLLWEGKQQDMLRAAAFIKRLATFALSFGSAEAIAALITLKHLLQKNTKCRNMLENDAGGGSLSSLVAKYDPEAKDPYLSGALATVLWELSLLQKHYDETVSGMASNILSMANLNATQNPVQLSSSNPLEAYKDLSMGRELSKPTHKVSQTLKCKRKRRSKEFVALSPDVLEKADCTVGEDELREKLQSHFAVLRGISENERLRTELNHALSSINMYKEYKKQKKVSKKSKKAAKA